The genome window gccagatcggcaggtagcaatcgatctattggggatcgacttatcgcgtctagtgaagatgcgataaaatcgatccccgatggctctgccgtcgactccagaaatccaccgcagcaagaggtggaagtggagtcgacggcggcgcggcagcagtcgacttgccgccgtcctcacagccaggtaagtcaacctaaaatacgcaacttcagctacgctattcacgtagttgaagttgcgtatcttaggtcgaccccctcccgtagtgtagacctagcctaagagtaaTACATGTACAAAGTTTTGTCTACTTACTATTTCTTGTTTGTCTCTCACAGTATTAACCTAAGAGTTCAAATATCAAGAGATAAGGCCCCCCAAATTTGGGGatgtttttatttgccttcctgTGTCTGAGCCTTTAGGTTCTACTCACTTCATGTTCTCCAGCTTTTCTTGGCAACCATGATGCCTAGAAActtactttgttttttttaaatgaaaagctgaaattttcatgCAGTCTCTTGATTCTAGCAGGTcgggttttaaaataaatttcaacTATTgtaagacttgtgataaaatcatgggttggcaatattgtgtctaaatatctacatggggaacaaatatttaataatgggctcttcaatctgtggtttgagcattggactgctaaacccagggttgtgagttcaatccttgagggggtcacttagggatctggggcaaaattagtacttggtcctgctagtgaaggcagggggctggacttgatgacttttcagggtcccttccagttctatgagataggtatatctccatatatttatttatttaacacgatccaatggctggaagttgaagctagacaaattcacagaggaaataaggcatacatttttaacagtgaggggagttgaccactggaacaatttaccaaggattgtggtggattctccatcaccactGACACTTTTAATATCAAGATTTGGATACTTTTCTAAAATATTGTATCtagcaattattttggggcagtcctatggcctgtgttatacagaaggtcagactggatgattgcAATGGTCCATTCTGACCTTGGACTCTATGAACTTGTGTTTTTTTTATGTGACCTGTCCTCAAACTGCCTTCATAAAGTGCAAATATTACTTTTCAGTTTATTGTATGTGCTTTCTGCACACTGTCAAACCGTTTctttaatttcagaaaagaaTTTGTGTACACAGCACTGTTCACTACTGATTTGAAAATTCTGCATTTGTAATTGTACAGGAAAGCTGAAAACAGTTTTTTTCCCACCATAAACGTTGGGCCTGTCTGTTTCTTGCCTTCTAACATGCAGACAATCACACTACTGCAAAATGTCTGCTATATGGATGTCAAATGCTACAAACCAGAAGtgactttgcactggtgtaaatgatagGACAAAGTAcggacaatggagaatcaggccctgtgtgttTCATAGTACTATGGAGATAACCATATTAAATAGGTACAGTATATTTACAGTGATATGTGTATTTGAAGCGCACAACTGATATCTTCTTAGGCCTTGATCCCGCAAACAAAGTACACGCTTAACCTAATGTACAAGTAGTCCGTGAAGTCAAAGGTTCTCTTCAAATGCCTAAAGGAATGAATTGTATGATCACATATGAATTCTGTAATAATACAATAACTTATTGCTCAAACAACATATGCTGTCTCTCTCTACGGTTTCTCAGATAATGCACTATAATATCATACAATTTACATTATGTCCTTGGATAACCGCAAAGCATCctacaatttttaatttttcatacaTTATTTGTTCCAAAGGCCCAGCACAACTGGATCTTGGCCATTTTGAGTCTCtctgcacagcaaagaaaaacccatggctggcccatgctagtCAACTCGGGCTTGtgaggctcaggctgcggggctgtttcattgatGTGCAGACTGGAGCCCAAGCGCTGTGAcactcccacctcacagggtccgaGAGCccaagcccggaagtctacacagcaatgaaacagccctgcagcccgagccccatgaacccgagtcagctggcacgggccagctgcgaGTGTAGTAGGTGAATCCCCGAGCGCTCGGTCAGCGCAAGGGGCTCTCCACCCTTCAGACCCCCCTGCACGTACTCCAGGATATGGTGGGGGCAGCCTTGTCACTCACCTCTCAAGTTTTCTTTGAGTGGGTCCTGTGAGAGGGTGCTCCCCACTCATCCCAGGTCCTCCAGACCTTTAAATCAGGCCCCTGTCCCGTGAGCCCCCCGGGTCCCTCCCCGCCGTAATCCGAGCCAGCTGCGCATCCTGCAACTGGTCTGCTTCTGAAATGCGCCAAGGGAACAACTTTACAcactcgtgctccacacgtttcacttcctcaccctggTATCCTGCCCCGATACCAAGTTGTGGGACTTTCTACCACTTGTAGGGGGAGAggaaccccggtgggccagcctctattccaccctggtcctGCGGCCCGCCGGGGagattggttggcggctccttcatggagccatgtGCACAGGCGTCTGCCCCTTTCGCAGCATGAGGGCGACCTTTGTGCACGCTTATCTAGAATGCGCCAGGTTTCaccccctattccggctcctccagaacctcctgatcaggttctggctacacttttccccacaccttcACATATTCATACCCtgtccatggccccacaaagtcgtcaacctcctcctggccctagacAAAGTGGCCATCTACaataccaggaggaggatgctggacaagggggtgctctgcgactgtggggcctatttctgctcctccctggtctcacgcctccgggcagagttccctagacagctttgaggagcagtgggtgctgtccggggatctctgcttggtgtcccccaCTGGATCCCTAGTTCTGCACCTGTGACCGCCACTCCCTGCCCTGCTATTCCTTAGTTGTCCCCCGAATTCAGCTGGGTCCCGGGTCCAATGGTTCCTCCTGCAAGGCTCGGAGGGGGGCCCTTAGAAGCGGGTGGGCGCCTCCCAGAATTTCCGataaggccagctgtgggtgtcgaGTTGATGTgtagatagtatcagaggggtagccgtgttagtctggatctgtaaaaagcaacagagggtcctgtggcacctttaagactaacagatgtattggcgcataagctttcgtgggtgaatgcccacttcacccatgaaagtttatgcgccaatacatgtgttagtcttaaaggtgccacaggactctctgttactttttacgATGTGTAGATAGTTACCGAGAGAGTCCATATTATAATTTAACTGCAAACCCCTTcatagtttccccatctgtaaaatggggataatgatactgatttcCTGTTtgaaaagtactttgagatctgctgatgaaaagtgcaatATAAGAGCTTGGTATTATTATATAGGCCAGCGCCAGCACACAATATTTTTCACTGTAGCTCTGCTGCTGCACTTTAGCTATATTTAAGCTgtcaacttaatttttttaaactggctattttttttttaaatccattttcaGTTAGCATGCCCAGAATTTTATATTCTGATGTTAAGCTTCAGACTGAGGTGGTCTGCAAGGAACCGAAGCTCTCTGGCTTCCCCTATAGGACAAAATGGGGAAATGCATCATCTTTTTTACAGGTTTAATTTTTCAgttgctctcaacctttccagactactgtacccctttcaggagtttgatttgtcttgcatacccccaagtttcacctcacttaaaaactacttgcttacaaaatcaaacataaataaaaagcaacagagggtcctgtggcacctttaagactaacagaagtattgggagcataagctttcgtgggtaagaacctcacttcttcagatgcaagtaatggaaatctctagaggcaggtatagaaagtcctgatcgggactgtgtgtatgtgggggctatgtcactttgtggcagggggaggatggttacagatcccctgctgcgtggctctgtgatccaggataaggaccactgcataagatctgtaactgccctcccccgccacaaagtcacagagcaacccaccccccaccacagaacatgaaaaccacctcccagactgaccagggtaactagtgactgcactgtgtatgtgccctgctgctggacctacccccgcctatgtaccctgctaaaggtgactgtcctctccaattaccaaccctcttcccccccttcagacagactctcctccaaaagaacatgatggaaacagtaattaacagaaacgtattttttattagcaactacacatgaaactggggggtgaaacttggacgggggcttgtgtgaggcgggaaggaaaggacttgtcaaattttggggaatgagagccttctactactagagcagtctgcaggggtggagtgagagtttgcacggactctgccgcccctccttctttggactttgggtgaggggggtatgggacttggtggcgggggagggcggttacagatagactgcagcggggctctgtcctcctgcctccgttcctgcagaacatccacaaggcgccggagcgtgtccgtttgctccctcattagtccaagcagcgtttgagtcgcctgctggtcttcctgccgccacctctcctcccgttccatgtgtgatcggtgcatttgggacaagttctccctccactgggtctgctgtgctgcctgggctcgggagcagcccataagttccgagaacatgtcctcccgtgtcctcttcttcctacgcctaatctgcgctagcctctgggagtgtgatgccaggctaggttgtgagacagtcgcagctgtggctgtgggaatgggaaaaagggagtgaattcctcagaaagataaatgtagttgtgaacaaagaacatagtctttctctgtgaacaagaccatgcacagcacctataacatgcgcactcaggacaaggtcgaattctcggccttcgcattcagtgcctggggtcttgcactgcagatctgagaagcggggcaggacactggAATTTGTGTAGcgggcagacatggtaagccgtagacttgtggctgcttaaaactttaatagtagcactggcctcctttcacattgaaagcaatgccagtccctgctgccagcaatccggcaagcaggaactctgccccgtcccaccccctcgcggctgtcccagggaaagatccctgtatgctgcccctctcccgtctccaccgcgtggctgcaaaccggcggttacagttctgtaaaggaacgggtaagcagtcccaatactaacattcccctacctaattcaaagcaggtcaccatgagcgacatcaccctgatgaggatctcagacactgataaagaaagaatgcttcgggaaagcctgcaaagaccagggccgtatgccgccatcctctgcagggcaatgatcccggagtacttgattgtctcctggcgcggaaacgtttcataccacggaggacccaataaggccgctctccccaggaacctgatgcaaaagctttccaattacctccaggagagcttcctcgagatgtcccaggaggatttctgctctatccccggacatatagactgcattttactgtagctgcactggcagggactaaacagtagagcggcttgggcagaacaatcatgctaaaccgtacattgttagattttttttcaatagttgcacagcccaggactgaaacgttaagcgcctagggcaaactaatcatgagaaacccattgttgttattcttaatattcctgttctgttaaaaataaatgtttagatgtttaaaacacttactggctgatccttccccagattctgtgtccgggttaacggctggggacggttggtaggggatctctgtaagggtgatgaagagatcctggctgtcggggaaatcagcgttgtaagcgctgtcgactgcctcgtcctcctcatctccttcctcatcttccccgtccgctaacatgtccgaggaaccggccgtggacaatatcccatcctcagagtccacggtcagtggtggggtagtggtggtggccacacctaggatggaatgcagtgcctcgtagaaacgtgatgtctggggctgggatccggagcgtccgtttgcctctttggtcttctggtagccttgtctcagctccttgattttcacgcggcactgcgttgcatcccggctgtatcctctctctgccatggctttagagatcttctcgtagatctttgcattccgtcttttggagcgcagctca of Chrysemys picta bellii isolate R12L10 chromosome 11, ASM1138683v2, whole genome shotgun sequence contains these proteins:
- the LOC135974171 gene encoding myb/SANT-like DNA-binding domain-containing protein 1, whose translation is MQSSPAEMAVQSQNRKRAAAWTDREVLDLIAVWGDESVLSELRSKRRNAKIYEKISKAMAERGYSRDATQCRVKIKELRQGYQKTKEANGRSGSQPQTSRFYEALHSILGVATTTTPPLTVDSEDGILSTAGSSDMLADGEDEEGDEEDEAVDSAYNADFPDSQDLFITLTEIPYQPSPAVNPDTESGEGSATTAATVSQPSLASHSQRLAQIRRRKKRTREDMFSELMGCSRAQAAQQTQWRENLSQMHRSHMEREERWRQEDQQATQTLLGLMREQTDTLRRLVDVLQERRQEDRAPLQSICNRPPPPPSPIPPSPKVQRRRGGRVRANSHSTPADCSSSRRLSFPKI